A genomic region of Sphingobium sp. HWE2-09 contains the following coding sequences:
- a CDS encoding SMP-30/gluconolactonase/LRE family protein, which yields MIISSMPAGAEIMALEITADPQSVLSIGATLGEGPVWVARDAALWFVDIKGHRIHRYDPALDVGRSWAAPGQVGWIVPTDDGLFAVGLQSGVHSFDPAATSFTLRHAPEAHLPGNRQNDATVAPDGAIWFGSMDDAEEAESGHFYRFHKGTCVDSGLPAVAITNGPALSPDGRILYHTDTLGKRIWRTDLAQDGTVGDTRLFAQIEDDAGYPDGPTVDAEGCLWTGLFGGWAARRYDPDGRAMRDIRFPVANITKIAFGGDDLKTAYATTARKGLDSAALAQQPLAGDLFAFDPGVAGLPGHIATI from the coding sequence ATGATTATTTCATCGATGCCGGCTGGCGCTGAGATCATGGCGCTGGAGATCACCGCCGATCCGCAGAGCGTCCTGTCCATCGGCGCGACGCTGGGCGAAGGCCCGGTCTGGGTCGCGCGCGACGCCGCTTTGTGGTTCGTGGATATCAAGGGGCACCGGATCCATCGCTATGATCCGGCGCTGGACGTCGGGCGTAGCTGGGCCGCACCCGGGCAGGTTGGCTGGATAGTGCCGACCGACGACGGGCTGTTCGCCGTGGGCCTGCAATCGGGCGTCCATAGCTTCGACCCTGCCGCTACGAGCTTCACCCTGCGCCATGCCCCCGAAGCGCATCTGCCGGGCAATCGCCAGAATGACGCGACCGTCGCGCCCGACGGCGCGATCTGGTTCGGGTCGATGGATGATGCGGAGGAAGCCGAAAGCGGCCATTTCTATCGCTTCCACAAAGGGACGTGCGTCGATAGCGGCCTGCCTGCGGTGGCGATCACCAACGGCCCTGCCCTCTCCCCCGATGGGCGTATCCTCTATCACACCGACACGCTGGGCAAGCGGATCTGGCGCACCGACCTGGCGCAGGACGGCACGGTCGGCGACACCCGCCTGTTCGCGCAGATAGAGGACGATGCGGGCTATCCCGATGGTCCCACCGTCGATGCGGAAGGATGCCTGTGGACCGGCCTGTTCGGCGGCTGGGCGGCGCGGCGCTACGATCCCGATGGGCGTGCGATGCGGGACATCCGCTTTCCCGTCGCCAACATCACCAAGATCGCTTTTGGCGGCGACGATTTGAAAACCGCCTATGCGACGACGGCGCGCAAGGGGCTGGACAGCGCAGCGTTGGCGCAGCAACCTCTGGCGGGCGACCTGTTCGCCTTCGATCCCGGCGTGGCCGGGCTGCCGGGCCATATTGCGACGATATAA
- a CDS encoding SDR family NAD(P)-dependent oxidoreductase, which translates to MSRAIYPSLKGKRVFISGGGSGIGEGLVEAFVGQGAHVAFCDIAVPESEALVARLGDASFSPIFHAVDLRDIAAVQAMMGQVETQLGGIDILINNAANDDRHTIEEVTPAYWDERMAVNLRHLFFAAQAAVPAMKRAGGGVILNFGSISWHLALPELTLYQTAKAAIEGLTRSLARDLGRDNIRVNTIIPGNVKTPRQEKWYTPEGEAEIVAAQCLDGRILPEDVAALALFLASDDARYCTAHDYFIDAGWR; encoded by the coding sequence ATGAGCCGCGCCATCTACCCGAGCCTGAAGGGCAAGCGGGTCTTCATCAGCGGCGGCGGCAGCGGCATCGGCGAAGGCCTGGTCGAGGCGTTCGTCGGCCAGGGCGCGCATGTCGCCTTTTGCGACATCGCCGTGCCGGAAAGCGAAGCACTGGTCGCGCGGCTTGGCGACGCCAGCTTCAGCCCGATTTTCCACGCTGTCGACCTGCGCGACATTGCCGCTGTCCAGGCGATGATGGGACAGGTGGAGACGCAATTGGGCGGGATCGACATCTTGATCAACAATGCCGCCAATGACGATCGCCACACGATCGAGGAGGTAACGCCTGCCTATTGGGACGAGCGCATGGCGGTGAACCTGCGCCACCTTTTCTTCGCCGCTCAAGCCGCTGTCCCGGCGATGAAGCGCGCGGGCGGCGGCGTGATCCTGAACTTCGGGTCGATCAGCTGGCATCTCGCTTTGCCCGAACTGACATTGTACCAGACCGCCAAGGCGGCGATCGAAGGATTGACGCGCAGCCTGGCGCGTGACCTGGGTCGGGACAATATCCGCGTCAACACGATCATCCCGGGCAATGTGAAGACCCCGCGCCAGGAAAAATGGTACACGCCCGAAGGCGAGGCGGAGATCGTCGCCGCGCAATGCCTGGACGGCCGCATCCTGCCCGAAGACGTCGCCGCGCTGGCGCTGTTCCTGGCGTCGGACGATGCGCGGTACTGCACCGCCCATGATTATTTCATCGATGCCGGCTGGCGCTGA
- a CDS encoding fumarylacetoacetate hydrolase family protein, producing MMPGDFSFLDSLPADWRAGAFVGRVLTTDGPSPILVRDGDAYDMSRIAPTVAQLIEKLPIDASRGQALGPLDSLTLPLLSPVDLQCVKACGVTFALSAIERVIEERARGDASAAADIRGRLEERVGGSIRAVVPGSPEAAALKAALIEDGLWSQYLEVAIGPDAEVFTKAPILSTVGAGADIGIRSNSTWNNPEPEIVLIMDAAGQAIGATLGNDVNLRDFEGRSALLLGKAKDNNASCSLGPLIRLFDGDFTIDDVRNAEVALTIDGPEGYRLEGASSMNQISRDPLELVRQTLSEHQYPDGFALFLGTLFAPVQDRDEPGRGFTHKVGDVVAISTPRLGKLVNTVVTSKDATPWTYGVTALMHNLAARGLLTVAEKETA from the coding sequence ATGATGCCGGGGGATTTCTCCTTCCTCGATAGCCTGCCAGCCGACTGGCGGGCAGGCGCTTTTGTCGGCCGCGTGCTGACGACCGATGGCCCCAGCCCGATCTTGGTGCGCGATGGCGACGCCTACGACATGAGCCGGATCGCCCCGACCGTGGCGCAACTCATTGAAAAACTGCCGATCGACGCAAGCCGGGGTCAAGCCTTGGGTCCGCTCGATAGCCTCACCCTGCCCCTGCTTTCCCCCGTCGATCTGCAATGCGTCAAGGCGTGCGGCGTGACCTTCGCCCTGTCCGCGATCGAACGCGTGATCGAGGAACGCGCGCGCGGCGACGCCAGCGCAGCAGCAGACATTCGCGGCCGGTTGGAGGAGCGCGTCGGCGGCTCCATCCGCGCCGTCGTCCCCGGATCGCCCGAAGCCGCGGCGCTGAAAGCCGCGCTGATCGAAGATGGCCTGTGGTCGCAATATCTGGAAGTCGCGATCGGTCCCGATGCGGAAGTCTTTACCAAGGCACCGATCCTGTCGACCGTAGGCGCAGGCGCCGACATCGGCATCCGGTCCAATTCGACCTGGAACAATCCCGAGCCGGAAATCGTGCTGATCATGGATGCGGCGGGCCAGGCGATCGGCGCGACCTTGGGCAACGACGTCAATCTGCGCGATTTCGAAGGGCGTTCCGCGCTGTTGCTGGGCAAGGCGAAGGACAATAACGCCTCCTGCTCGCTGGGGCCGCTGATCCGCCTGTTCGATGGCGATTTCACGATCGACGATGTGCGCAATGCCGAAGTGGCGCTGACCATCGATGGTCCCGAAGGCTATCGCCTGGAAGGGGCGAGCAGCATGAACCAGATCAGCCGCGATCCGCTGGAACTGGTGCGGCAGACGCTGTCCGAACATCAATATCCTGATGGGTTCGCGCTGTTCCTGGGCACGCTGTTCGCGCCAGTGCAGGATCGGGACGAGCCGGGTCGCGGCTTCACCCACAAGGTCGGCGATGTCGTCGCCATTTCCACGCCGCGCCTGGGCAAGCTGGTCAACACAGTCGTGACGTCGAAGGACGCCACGCCCTGGACCTATGGCGTCACCGCACTGATGCACAATCTGGCCGCGCGCGGCCTGCTGACCGTCGCAGAGAAAGAAACCGCATGA
- a CDS encoding EF-hand domain-containing protein: MIRTILFTTALAIAAPAMAQQAAPAPSAGAAAPQSATPATPSATPAAPANTAATVASIVDSEFPAYDANNDGQLDQSEFSRWMVALKGQEMKATGATLPAEQVTAWANGAFTSADTDKSVSVSKPELVSYLSGGAG; this comes from the coding sequence ATGATCCGCACTATATTATTCACAACCGCGCTGGCGATAGCCGCGCCGGCTATGGCGCAACAGGCGGCACCTGCACCCTCCGCTGGCGCTGCTGCCCCGCAGTCGGCGACGCCTGCCACGCCGAGCGCGACTCCAGCCGCGCCTGCCAACACGGCGGCGACCGTCGCGTCGATCGTCGATAGCGAATTTCCGGCCTATGACGCCAATAATGACGGTCAACTGGACCAGTCGGAATTTTCGCGCTGGATGGTGGCGTTGAAGGGTCAGGAAATGAAGGCTACCGGTGCCACCTTGCCTGCAGAGCAGGTGACGGCCTGGGCCAACGGCGCATTTACGAGTGCAGATACCGACAAGAGCGTATCGGTCAGCAAGCCCGAACTCGTCAGCTACCTGAGTGGCGGCGCGGGTTAA
- a CDS encoding alanine/glycine:cation symporter family protein, with protein sequence MENFNRFVDGLSAAVFFKVPLFGAQIELIVLYLALPMLFFTLWLGFPNIRQVGRAIRILRTQPREGEAKGDVSQWAALSTALSGTIGLGNIAGVAVALTMGGPGAILWMFIIGWFAMTVKMAEVTLGLKYRVFDAQGHVHGGPMYVLKAVGAARGWPKIGLALGGAYAFFALFGAIPMVQVNQSFAQVKVVTGLTNGWAYGVFLAAAVALVTLGGAAWLGEVAKRLTPIKVAIYLLGVAAILILHLGAIPGALALIWDGAWSGQAATGGAVGAFVAGMRRAVFASEAGVGSAVMAHSLARTQHPVSEGLVALLEPLLGTMIVCAFGGLALVVAGTWNSGLEGIAITSAAFAQVSPWFPWLLAVVVFLFAYSTLVAWGFYGLQAWGYLFGNGPRAQWTYKILYIVALPPAAAIDLGRVVGIVDSSFFLMAIPNVIALYLCAGELRRDVRAYLAHDA encoded by the coding sequence ATGGAAAATTTCAACCGCTTTGTCGACGGACTGTCCGCCGCCGTCTTCTTCAAGGTGCCGCTGTTCGGCGCGCAGATCGAACTGATCGTGCTCTACCTTGCGCTGCCGATGCTGTTTTTCACGCTCTGGCTGGGCTTCCCCAATATCCGCCAGGTCGGCCGCGCGATCCGCATCCTGCGCACCCAGCCGCGCGAGGGGGAAGCGAAGGGCGATGTCAGCCAGTGGGCGGCGCTCTCCACCGCCTTGTCCGGCACGATCGGCCTCGGCAATATTGCGGGCGTCGCGGTGGCGCTGACCATGGGCGGTCCCGGCGCGATCCTGTGGATGTTCATCATCGGCTGGTTCGCGATGACGGTGAAGATGGCGGAAGTCACGCTCGGCCTAAAATATCGCGTGTTCGACGCGCAGGGCCATGTCCATGGCGGTCCCATGTATGTGCTCAAGGCCGTGGGTGCGGCGCGCGGCTGGCCGAAAATCGGGCTGGCGCTGGGGGGCGCCTACGCCTTTTTTGCCCTGTTCGGCGCGATCCCGATGGTGCAGGTCAACCAGAGTTTCGCGCAGGTAAAGGTCGTCACCGGCCTGACCAACGGCTGGGCCTATGGCGTATTTCTGGCGGCAGCGGTCGCGCTGGTGACGTTGGGCGGTGCGGCTTGGCTGGGCGAAGTGGCCAAGCGGCTGACCCCGATCAAGGTCGCCATCTATCTGCTGGGCGTGGCCGCGATCCTGATCCTGCATCTGGGTGCGATCCCCGGCGCGCTGGCGCTGATCTGGGATGGCGCGTGGAGCGGCCAGGCCGCGACCGGCGGCGCGGTCGGCGCGTTCGTTGCGGGCATGCGACGCGCGGTCTTCGCCAGTGAAGCGGGTGTGGGGTCGGCCGTCATGGCGCACAGCCTGGCGCGAACGCAACATCCGGTGTCCGAAGGGCTGGTCGCATTGCTGGAGCCGCTGCTGGGCACGATGATCGTCTGTGCGTTCGGCGGACTCGCGCTGGTGGTGGCGGGGACATGGAATAGCGGGCTTGAAGGGATCGCGATCACATCCGCCGCCTTCGCCCAGGTATCCCCGTGGTTCCCCTGGCTGCTGGCGGTGGTGGTGTTCCTGTTCGCCTATTCGACGCTGGTCGCCTGGGGCTTCTATGGCCTGCAGGCCTGGGGCTATCTGTTCGGCAATGGCCCACGCGCGCAATGGACCTACAAAATCCTCTACATCGTCGCCCTGCCTCCGGCGGCTGCGATCGACCTGGGTCGGGTGGTCGGCATCGTCGACAGCAGCTTCTTCCTGATGGCGATCCCCAACGTCATCGCACTCTATCTATGCGCCGGGGAATTGCGACGGGACGTGCGGGCTTACCTAGCGCACGACGCTTAA
- the glmM gene encoding phosphoglucosamine mutase codes for MTRQYFGTDGIRGRTNQWPMTAELAMKVGMAAGTHFLRGSHRHRVVIGKDTRLSGYMVENALVAGFTAVGMDVVQFGPIPTPAVALLAHSMRADLGVMISASHNPYFDNGIKLFGPDGYKLSDEDELKIEALLSQDIALAPSKDIGRARRVEDARGRYIHAVKSSFPADLRLDGLKIVVDCANGAAYQVAPSALWELGATVVAVGVTPNGTNINDGCGSTAPLLLQETVVSSGADVGIALDGDADRLIVVDEKGRLVDGDQIMALIAANFMAEGRLRGGGLVATIMSNLGLERFLSGKGIGLERTKVGDRYVLERMREGGFNIGGEQSGHMILSDYATTGDGTVAALQVLAALVRSGKPASETLHQFDPVPQLLKNVRFSGGKPLEHEDVKRVIAQAETELNGSGRLVIRPSGTEPVIRVMAEGDREDQVKDVVERICAAVEKAAA; via the coding sequence ATGACCAGGCAATATTTCGGCACCGACGGCATTCGCGGGCGCACCAACCAATGGCCGATGACGGCCGAACTGGCGATGAAGGTCGGCATGGCGGCGGGCACGCATTTTTTGCGTGGCAGCCATCGGCACCGTGTCGTCATCGGCAAGGACACGCGCCTGTCGGGCTATATGGTGGAAAATGCGCTGGTCGCAGGCTTCACCGCCGTGGGCATGGACGTGGTGCAGTTCGGGCCGATCCCGACGCCTGCTGTGGCGCTGCTGGCCCATTCGATGCGCGCGGACCTGGGCGTGATGATCTCCGCCAGCCACAATCCCTATTTCGACAATGGCATCAAGCTGTTCGGTCCGGACGGGTACAAATTGTCGGACGAGGATGAGTTGAAGATCGAGGCGCTGTTGTCGCAAGATATTGCGCTTGCCCCGTCCAAGGATATCGGCCGCGCTCGCCGGGTCGAGGATGCGCGCGGTCGCTACATCCATGCGGTCAAGTCCAGCTTCCCCGCCGACCTGCGTCTCGATGGCCTCAAGATCGTGGTCGATTGCGCCAATGGCGCTGCCTATCAGGTCGCGCCGTCCGCCCTGTGGGAACTGGGTGCGACCGTCGTCGCTGTCGGCGTCACCCCTAATGGCACCAATATCAACGATGGCTGCGGATCGACCGCGCCGCTGCTGCTCCAGGAAACCGTAGTGTCGTCCGGCGCGGATGTCGGCATCGCGCTGGATGGCGACGCCGATCGGCTGATCGTGGTCGATGAAAAGGGCAGATTGGTCGATGGCGACCAGATCATGGCGCTGATCGCCGCCAATTTCATGGCGGAAGGTCGGTTGCGTGGCGGCGGGCTGGTCGCGACGATCATGTCGAACCTTGGCCTGGAACGCTTCCTGTCGGGCAAGGGCATCGGCCTGGAACGGACCAAGGTCGGGGACCGCTATGTGTTGGAACGGATGCGCGAAGGCGGCTTCAACATCGGCGGCGAACAGTCAGGGCATATGATCCTGTCCGACTATGCCACGACCGGCGATGGCACGGTTGCCGCCTTGCAGGTGCTGGCCGCGCTGGTGCGTTCCGGCAAGCCCGCCAGCGAGACTTTGCATCAATTCGATCCTGTGCCGCAGCTGCTTAAAAATGTTCGCTTCTCCGGCGGCAAGCCACTGGAGCATGAAGATGTGAAGCGCGTCATCGCCCAGGCCGAAACGGAACTGAACGGCTCTGGCCGCCTCGTCATCCGCCCGTCCGGCACGGAACCGGTGATCCGCGTCATGGCGGAAGGCGATCGGGAAGATCAGGTCAAGGATGTGGTGGAACGCATCTGCGCCGCGGTGGAAAAGGCCGCGGCATGA
- a CDS encoding DUF1272 domain-containing protein, with protein sequence MLEMRPDCERCGTDLPADEPGAFICSFECTFCAPCTEALDDRCPNCGGELMDRPTRIGKALAGNPASTDRKFKA encoded by the coding sequence ATGCTTGAGATGCGCCCCGACTGCGAACGTTGCGGAACGGACCTGCCCGCCGACGAGCCTGGCGCGTTCATCTGTTCGTTCGAATGCACCTTCTGCGCGCCCTGCACGGAGGCGCTGGACGATCGCTGCCCCAATTGCGGCGGCGAATTGATGGATCGCCCGACCCGCATAGGCAAGGCGCTCGCTGGAAATCCCGCCTCCACGGACCGTAAATTCAAGGCATGA